Proteins encoded by one window of Paroedura picta isolate Pp20150507F chromosome 11, Ppicta_v3.0, whole genome shotgun sequence:
- the JMJD4 gene encoding 2-oxoglutarate and iron-dependent oxygenase JMJD4, translating into MDRDTFACATKFFRDYSSPPRGASSQPHDHVDYIEKPETFTYADFFKDYLIPNDPCVFSAKFTEGWGSRRKWVTPDGKPNFEYLLRTFGEAVVPVANCDVKEYNSNPKEHLKLKEYISYWREHIKKNYRSPRGCLYLKDWHLHRAFPEQDVYTIPIYFSSDWLNEYWDAIKVDDYRFVYMGPKGSWTPFHADVFRSYSWSANICGRKKWLIYPPGQEENLRDRHGHLPFDITAPELKKSNAYPRYAQSTAPVEIIQEAGEIVFIPSGWHHQVYNLEDTISINHNWVNGCNVGTMWSFLQDELAAVQREIREWRETMEDWHLQCQVLMKSYTGIDYKEFYNFLKVIAENRIFVLENHHSEEDASKHSYRAAISGLGMLHAVFDLKRTAKVLTSLNANEDFKKLNPESLAPPPHALLHRLKAAIDTALL; encoded by the exons ATGGACAGGGACACATTTGCCTGCGCCACTAAGTTTTTCCGCGATTACAGCAGCCCCCCTCGGGGGGCAAGCTCTCAGCCTCACGACCATGTTGACTACATCGAAAAGCCAGAAACATTCACGTATGCAGACTTTTTCAAGGATTACTTGATCCCCAACGATCCCTGTGTCTTCTCAGCTAAGTTCACAGAGGGCTGGGGCAGCCGGAGGAAGTGGGTGACCCCGGACGGGAAGCCAAACTTTGAGTACCTGCTGCGGACATTCG GGGAGGCTGTAGTACCCGTTGCCAACTGTGATGTCAAGGAGTACAATTCTAACCCAAAGGAACACCTCAAACTCAAGGAGTACATAAGCTATTGGAgagaacacattaaaaaaaattaccgcTCACCCCGAGGGTGCCTTTACCTCAAGGACTGGCACCTGCACAG GGCTTTCCCAGAACAAGATGTTTACACCATCCCAATCTACTTCTCTTCTGACTGGCTGAATGAATACTGGGACGCCATAAAAGTGGACGACTATCGCTTTGTCTACATGGGACCGAAGGGCTCATG GACTCCCTTTCATGCAGACGTCTTCCGCTCCTATAGCTGGTCAGCCAATATCTGTGGGAGAAAGAAATGGCTGATCTATCCCCCGGGGCAAGAGGAGAACCTTCGAGACCGCCATGGCCACTTGCCCTTTGACATCACGGCACCCGAGCTGAAGAAGAGCAATGCTTACCCCCGCTACGCCCAGAGCACTGCTCCTGTGGAGATCATTCAGGAAGCGGGAGAGATTGTCTTCATCCCCAGCGGGTGGCACCATCAGGTTTACAATCTG GAGGATACCATCTCCATCAACCACAACTGGGTGAACGGATGCAACGTGGGCACCATGTGGAGCTTCCTCCAAGACGAACTCGCTGCCGTCCAACGGGAGATCCGAGAGTGGAGAGAGACCATGGAAGACTGGCACCTGCAGTGTCAG GTGCTGATGAAGTCCTACACCGGCATAGACTACAAGGAGTTCTACAATTTCCTGAAGGTCATCGCAGAGAACCGGATTTTCGTCCTCGAGAACCACCATTCCGAGGAAGACGCCTCGAAGCATTCCTACCGTGCCGCCATCTCCGGGCTGGGCATGCTCCACGCCGTCTTCGACCTGAAACGGACTGCCAAGGTGTTGACGTCTTTGAACGCCAACGAGGATTTCAAGAAACTGAACCCCGAGTCCCTGGCCCCGCCGCCTCACGCTCTCCTCCACCGCCTGAAGGCAGCGATCGATACAGCCCTCCTCTAG